The Erinaceus europaeus chromosome 17, mEriEur2.1, whole genome shotgun sequence nucleotide sequence CAATATGGTACTTTGAGTAAATCCTGAAGCACTAAGGGAACACTAGTGGCAAAATtgtcaaaatttaaataaaggCTGGAGTTTAGTTAATAGTAATgtaccgggagtcgggtggtagcgcagcgggttcagcgcacttggcgcgaagcgcaaggaccggcgagaggatcccggttggagacactggctccccacctgcagaggagttacttcacaggtggtgaagcaggtctgcaggtgtctatctttctctccccctctctgtcttcccctcctgtctccatttctctctgtcctatccaatgacagcaacaacaacaatagtaaccacaacaatgataagacaagggcaacaaaaggggggggaaatgggctctaggagcagtggattcatggtgcaggcacctacccccagcaataagcctggaggcaaaaaaaaaaaaagtaatgtaccAATGTTGATTTCTTAGTTTTGACAACTGTAAAGGTAAGAGATTATCAATGGGGGAAATGGTATAAAGTatagcctttaaaaaaatttttttttctctttctgagcctgacatctgatatgggacctttggaatataactaaaataagcctactaactacctacaaaacagagatccccaaatcttcatctgcactattacactattagtcaacaatttgattggctttatatgttaactcttttttcagccaccaggttccagatgctaagatgatgccaaccggacttccctgggcaaacaaccccaccaatgtgtcctggagctccgctttcccagaaccctgccccactatggaaagagagagacaggctgggagtatagattgacctgtcaacatccatgttcattggggaagcaattaaagaagccaggccttccactttctgcaccccataatgaccctgggtccatactcccagagggataaaaaataggaaagctatcagtggaagggatgggatatggagttctggtggtgggaattgtgtggagttgtaccccttttatcctatggtttttgttagtgtttcctttttataaataaaaattatagtggtctgggatgtggtgcagcaataaagctttggactctcaagcatgaggtcctgagtttgatccctggcagcacatgtgccagagtgatgtctggttctttctctctcctcccatcttcctcctctataaataaagaaaatctttaaaaaataaataaataaatattattttaaaaaattaattattttttttattgggaccAGTCTGTTTCTTTGTAATTTTCCTATCTATCTAAGGTAATTTCAAACttacacaattttttaaataggcAGTCATTTGCTTGATTCATTTAAAAACAGcaatatagggagtcaggtggtagcacagtgggttaagcacacgtggcgcaaagtgcaaggactggtgtaagatcctggttcgagcccctggctccccacctgcaggggagtcacttcacaagtagtgaagcaggtctgcagatgtctattttcctctccccgtctctgtcttcccttcccctctccatttctctctgtcctatccaacaattacatcaataacaacaacaataataactacaacaacgataaaaaaaacaaggacaacaaaagggaaaataaataaataaataaataaaaatagcaatatAGAATGTATAATAATGAATGAAATATTTTCCACTTGGTACTTACCCTGGGTGTCGTTGCCTGTTACACTTAGTGATACAGAGGTAGTAAGCAAGTAATCCCAAAACAACCAAAAACACTCCAGCAGCAATTATTCCAGTCAAAATGCCCATAACATCAATTTTCTTCCTGTCTTCATCTTAagagaaatcattaaaataatataattgcAACAACTCAAAATCATTACAGATGATTTCAATAAATTTAACACTGGGTCTAAGCACACTATCAAGCATCTAATAATTAAACAGACTTCTCTAAAAGGTCTTTGTGCTGTCAGCCTGACCTAAAAGAATTTCATATGACATTTCCTAAAAGTTCTACTTACAGTTCCATTTCTTTGAAAAGAGCTCACATTGAATTGGTAGTATTTAATACTAAACAGGATAAATATATTCTTTACTCAACTAGATAAATTTTGTTAGCCACCAAAGTAAATGTATGAAGTACAGCCAATGTTGCTCTGTAATATAATCTCCCAAATAGCTGGCGCCCTACTTCAGGTGAATGAAATAATAGCTGACAACAAGCCATGTAAGAGAGCTGCTAAAGATGATCAacgcaagtaaaataaaaagatctcCCCTctctagaaactatttgattctaTCTCATGTTAGTTTATCTTGTGACTTAAATATCCCAATCACTTAtaatggtaaaaaaagaaaagaaaattacaactTGAACCTAGTGGAGCCCTGCTTGTATTCTGTGCAAGTCTTGACTTAACTGACTTGTTGAAGGCAGCTTTAAGCCTATTATCTCATTTCCTCAGTATCTCACCGAACTTGATTTTCAGTAAATAGATGAATGTGGCCTTCTTTGTCTAAGATAGCCCAGCATATAATTAAGAAATCTTCCTTGGATTTATAAGGTGTGTTTGTATAAGCAACAACCAAACTCAAACAATgaaattaaaatgtattataaTAGAGAGAAGGTCAGAAAAACAtgttatctcatcaattcctgcctTACCATATTTTGTGGTTATTCCTTTGACGGAATATTCCTGCCAAAATGTCATCTGAAAGAAAGGCAAAATTTCCCAGTTTActtaatttcattattattattattattattattattatttttagtcacAATGACCTAGACTTGAGGCAGTAAAGTCTTGGCATGTGCCACAGGCAGTTTATTCATCCTGAAGGGCATGACTCATTCTAATAAAAGCTCTGTCACCCACCACCGCTGGGATGGTTTCTCTCAACCCTGACACTGGTCAGGAGATTACCACCATGTCAGCTCTCTACTTCTATTCTCTGTTATTCTCCCTCTCAGGCTTCAGGGGAAACTACAGTCAGTGTAAATACCAAAGCTGGAAGTTGATGTTGTGACACATTATCATGTTTGAGAAGGAGTCAAAATTTTTCTGGGAGTCCggccatagcgcagcaggttaaggaaagatccgggttcaagcctccggctccccacctgcaggggagtcgcttcataaacggtgaagtagatctgcaggtgtctatctttctctccccctctctgtctgtcttatccaacaatgacatcaataacaacaacaaaaataactacaaaaaaaaagggcaacaaaagggaaaataaataaataaataatttttttttttaaagaatttttctaAGCTCAGTGGGTCCTCAGTGTTAGGAGATATTACTTTATTACTTGAAGCTCTTAACTGAACTGCCAAGATATCCCTGAGACCAAGTTCAATGTGCttgtgaaaaaacaaaataaaaccggggtcgggtggtggcgcacctgtctgagtgcacatgtcacaatgtgcaagagaGGAGTTCAAGactctgatctccacctgcaggagaaaagctttgcaagtggtaaagcagtcttgcaggtgtctctctctctctattacccctttccctctcaattcctggctgtctctatccaataaagataaaaaagcttattaataataaataaaatatagcttTTACAGGTACAACTACAAAGTATatactttgtttttcctttctttttgggtGGCGGCTTTGGTGCCagaactaccaatccactgctcctggcggccatttttcccccgtTTTATtctataggagagaaattgagagggggagtgggagataaagcgtgagaggaagggggtcgggcggtggcacacgggttaagtgcacattgtacaaagcacaaggatctcccgcctcaagcccccggctccccatctgcagggtagtcaccatacaagcggtgaagcaggtctacaggtgtttatttttctctccctctctctatctccccctcctctctcagtttctctgtcttatgcaatattaattttaaaaaaatagaaaaaatggctgctgagagcactggattcgtagtgtaggcaccaagctctagcgataactctggaggcaaaaaaaaaaaaaaaaaaatgaagaagaagaaaagaaaagagaacgaGGAGTCAGGccgtggctcagcgggttaaacgcacgtggcgcaacgcACAGGGACCGGtaaaaggaaccaggttcgagcccccggctccccacctgcgggaaggttgtttcacaggcggtgaagcaggtctgcagttgtttatatttctctccccttctctgtcttcccctcctctctccatttctctctgtcctatccagcaacaacgacatcaacggCAACAACAGTGATggccacaaaaacaaaacaacaagggcaacaaaagggaataaataaatatttttttaaaatgtttaaaaaaaagagagacacctgcagcagccctgcttcaccacttgtgaagcgtcaccGTGCAAgtgtggagcagggggcttgaacctggattgttgcGCAGCTACTTGTGCTtagtagtatgtgcgcttaactgggtgtgacaccGCCTGgtcccatttttccttttcaaataAATGTGATAGAAACATGTAGACTGGGAAAATGGCAAATTATGGAGGAATAAAGAGCCAGATCatcagggtcgggtggtggtgtacctggttgagcgcatatgttataatgctcaaagaccagggttcaagccccccgtccccacctgcaggaggaaaacttcacaagtggtgaagcagggctgcaggtgtctctctgtgtctctccctctctgactcccccttccctctcaatttctggctgttgctatctaataaacaaataagtataatagtaataatactacaacaataaaacaacaagggcaacaaaagggaataaattaaataaatatttaaaacaacaacaaaaaatagtaataataatttatatataaaaaagagccAGATGATTACCATTTGCAGTTGAAGGACACCAGGAAAAGTGCTTACTGATCAAAGCTTAGTAATTTTGAGAAAGGCAAAAACAACCAGGGTTATTTAATCTAATAAAGCCAAGAATTTGGGCCATTCAGCATTCTCCAAGAATATGCCAGATTGCCACAGAAACAGTGCCATCTGTTTTGAACCTTTTCAAGATTAgcaaacaggggctgggtggtggcacacctggttaagcctacatactacagtgctcaaggacccaggttcaccgccctggtccccaccggcagggggaaagcttcacgagtggtgaagcaggactgcaggtgtctgtctttccctctcaattcctctctgtctctatccaataattaataaataaaaaaaattaaaaagacagacaggacgtaattatatattttttttttaaagaaagttttattcttttttttttttttttgcctccaccattattgctgaggctcagttcctgctcctggaggccacttttcctcttttgttgcccttgttgtttaccgttgttgttattgttgttgttttgttgtcactgttgttggataggacagagagaaatggagagaggagtcaagaaagatagacacctgcaggtgtttCACCTAcaatggggaggaggggctcaaaccgggatccttatgccagtctttgcgctttgcaccatgtgcacttaacccactgcgctaccacccaacccccgatgTAATTATATTTTATAGGAGAGTTCTAAAAGCTTAAATTACACATACTGAACAACACACTCTTGAATCAGGGGCTATATCTTGCATCCTTAATATCTAGTAAAGTACTTGATGCATAGTAGATTGTTAATGaatatttgaaatataaatatgtcatttaaaaaaaaaggtaaggttTTACCAACCAGAGAAACTGCTTTCTCCTCAAGTGACTCAAGTCTGAGTCACAGAACTGACTCAAATAACATCTTGAAGTTCAATTTGCTCTGCTTCATGATTGGTTTTGAATATAATAATCATTAAACACATGAAAGCACAACATAATTAAAATTCTGCTAATTAGTATAACCTGGATAATTAAGTTTGGAGCCAAATCAAAATAGGctaattaacattttaaagaactaaaaagaGATAATAGGTACATGACTCTAATTTATTTAAAGTACAAATTTTATGGGagtcgcgcagcgggttaactgcatgtggcacaaagtgcaaggaccggcataaggatccgggttcgagcccccggctcctcactcacaggggagtcgattcacaggcggtgaaacaggtctgcaggtgtctttctctccccctctctgtcttcccctcctctctccatttctctctgtcctatccaacaacaatgacatcagtaacaacaataataactacaacaataaaacaacaagggcaacaaaagggaataaataaatacaaaaaaaattttaaaaattttataacaaCAGAAAACATTACTTTCTTAAGTACAGTTAAATACAGTTTACTTGGTTAACATCATTAATCAAATTACCGTCTTATCTTCATCCACAAAAATCTCTCTGGCTTCTTCATAATTACAGATTTCTTCTTTACACTCTCTTTCTAGGTCACCAGGTGTGAAGAGCTCCAAATCAAATCTGTTATATAAGAGGTGTCTCTGCATGAAAAGGTTTGCTTCTTCTTTTGATGTAAAGACtagtaaaacagagagagaaagaggtttcAAACACAGAcaaaattaagagaaaatattCCTATTAGAGTGGTGGAAAaaaagtggggagctggtggcccgAACCCGTATCTATGAGCGAGTCCAAGCACTTCATACTAAGCGCATTaatgccaccgcctagcccctccCAATACcctcctaattcttttttttattattgcctcaagggttatttgctggcgctcggtgcctgcacttcttcttctagtgtttgcccttcttccgtagccagtcaacagcgtcaggttgagcctgatgtaaagtttcgagacctcctttgaatctggagaggtggcagtcgttgactatgtgggtcatagtctgtctggagccgcaggggcagttcgggtcgtctctggctccccagcgatggaacatagcggcgcaccagccatggcctgttcgatagcgattgaggagggctcaatcataacgtgctaggtcaaagccgggttgacgcttgcaggggtctgtgatgagatgtttgttctttacctcagctgactgccagctctgtttccaagagactggaacagagaagttcagtgtaggcgtaggggaccagattgggtgacgagacgtcaagcgttggacagggtgggtgaagatatccgcgtatattggcaggtccggtcgagcgtagacgtgggaaatgaacttagatgatgccgcatcccgacgaatatctggcggggcgatgttgctaagaaccggcagccatggaaccggggtggaacggatggttccagaaattatcctcatggaggaatataatttggaatcgaccaagtggacatgggggctacggaaccatactggggcacagtattctgcagtggaatagcataatgccagagaggatgatcgtagtgtggaagcgctcgcgccccatgaggagctggccagtcttgcaatgatgttattcctcgcgcccacctttgctgcagtttttatgagatgttcgtgaaatgatagagtgcgatcgagagtaatgccaagatagactggctgggcttcatgctggattctcgtatcgccaagctgcacattaagctcacgcaaggccgaggcatggaaaacagatgataccgtttttgcagtgctaggaattagccgccattttttacagtaatcagatatcagagacatgtctttcgtgagtgtttcctcgaggatgtcgaacttggatgcctgagttgcacagcacatgtcatcggcgtagatgaacttccttgaagaagtttctgggaggtcattgatgtaaatattgaatagcgtaagagccagaacagagccctgggggaggccacttgagacaggtctccatctgctagacttgtcacccagatgcctgcactacaaatccattgctcttggaggcttttccccccactttttgttgcccgtcgttattattattgttgttattgctgtcgttgttgttggataggacagcgagaaatcaaaagacgggaagatagagggggagagaaagacacctgcaaacctgcttcaccgcttgtgaagcgaccccccccccttaaGTGAGGGGATCcgagggcttcaactgggatcattgagccggttcttgtgctttgcgcgcttaaccagctgcgataccgcctggccccccattattgttgttgttcttgttcttcttctcctcctccccctcctccccttattaatgagaatgagagGGCTAAGCCCAAGGATtgacataaggattccagtttgagccctcacctgcagggggggttgctgcacaagcggtgaagcaggtctgcaggtgtctttctctctccctctctgtcttcccctcctctatttctctctgtcctatccaacaataacaagggcaacaaaatgggaaaaatggcctccaggagcagtagattcctagtgcaggcactaggccccagcaatagccctggagataagagagagagagagagagagagagaatgagaaacagagtgagagagagagacaaaagaaaagatacacaccACAACACAGCTCCACTGTATAGTGCTCACATGTGATGGTCacagatattctttttttctttttttctttcttttaaaatatatatttattttatgatagagacatcaaaaattgagagggaaggggcaaacAAAGgcggagagagcaagaaagacacctgtagtactgcttcacttcttgtgaggcCTCCTCTGGTGcaggttctttttttcttttataactttttaaaagattcttatttatttattaataagaaagataggaaacGAGAGAAAAAGAACTGGGCTCGCTCCCTaaaaggtttttattattattatcttgacGAGAAAAATTATCTGGAATAATGGACAGGGTACTGGACTAAGGAAGGGCAGATTCTTCGTTTTGATTTGGTCTAGCTGTATCCTGGAAAAAGTCACACATCTCTGAGCTTCCATTTTCTCACTTATAAAATCgggagtggggagtcgggcggtagcgcagtgggttaagcgcacttggcgcaaaacgcaaggaccagtataaggatcccggttcgagcccccggcttcccacctgcaggggagtcgcttcacaagccgtgaagcaagtctgcaggtgtctatctttctctccccctctctgtcttcccctcctctctgatgtctggttctttctctcctcctatctctctcatgaataaataaataaattcttttttaaaaaagtgtacattctttaaaaaaaaaagattcctctaCATTTTCTGGTGATGCAAATGGTAAACATGAAAAATTAAGCCCAGGTTGACACAGAGGCAAATTACCATTTCATGGCACTATTTTCAAAATCCACAAACTTTAAATTCATTCTAGTGTCACACAGTGTTTCAGTGATTTTGGTTAAGTTAACATTACCAAGACTAAAATTGAGAAACTCTCTAAAAACTACAGCCAATGCTTGAAAGAATTTAAGTGTTGGTATTTCTCACTATTAACCAGTACTAAAGGAAGAGTATGTTAAAGTTGGCAGCTGAAAGACAGCTTAAGATTATTAAGAGAGCATGGGCTTGGCATTATTTGTGAATGACTTCAAACTGGTCATTTATTCCTAGTTTGTTGGCCAACAGACATAGAGTatcaattacaataataatttaaaattagggggattcgggcggtagcgcattgggttaagcgcacgtgatgcaaagcgcaaggaccggagtatggctccccaactgcaggggagtcgcttcacaggcgctgaagcaggtctgcagttgtctatctttctctccccctctgtcttcccatcctctctccatttctctctgtcctagccaacaacatcaatagtaactaaaacaataaaataacaagggcaacaaaagggaataaatattaaaaaaataaaataataattcctgaagatagtggggagtctatatacagcaaacctacagccaacatcatactcaatggtgagaaactggaagcattttccttcAGATCAGGTAACAAAAAGggatacccactatcaccattactattcaacatagtggtggaagttcttgccatagcgatcaggcaggagcaaggaattaaagggatacagattggaagagaagaagtcaaactctccctatttgcagataacatgatagtatacatagaaaaacctaaggaatccagcaagaagcttttggatatcatcagacaatacagtaaggtgtcaggctacaaaattaacattcacaagtcagtggcatccctgtaagcaaacactaagaagaagttgaaatccagaaatcaattccttttactatagtaacaaaaataataaaatatctaggaataaacctaaccaaagaagtgaaagacttgtatactgaaaattatgaatcagtaCTCTCTCCAatctctaacaacgacgacatcaataacaacaataaaacaagggcaacaaagggaatgaataaataaatattaaaaaatattaaaaaataaaaagttaaaaacaataaatgaatgaataaggtCAATTTTCCTAAAGTGGGAAGGAACTCTTGGATCTAAATTCTGCCAGTTGAAGCAACTCACACATATAGCCTGGAGTTACTTGGCTTGCACAGATCTGAAGTACTAAGCTAGTGATAAAGCAACTGACAGCCTGCTTAAATTAGTTTTACTTACTGCATGAAATCTACTTCTATaatgagagagccagaaatttgGCTCTGTCTGGCTATGTCACAAATAAGCCTAGATCATTACATTTTACTGAATAAAAGGGCTGGGCACTGGCGTACCCTATAGAATCTATACATGACACTGGTAGTTTTTGGTTCAAGTAGgtcatttgaaataaaaatatcccCATCCTCACTATACacagtaatcttacaattttaattttttttttt carries:
- the PRRG4 gene encoding transmembrane gamma-carboxyglutamic acid protein 4; the encoded protein is MFTLLVLLSQLPRVTFAFPHCSRSLKEPRHAEEVFTSKEEANLFMQRHLLYNRFDLELFTPGDLERECKEEICNYEEAREIFVDEDKTMTFWQEYSVKGITTKYDEDRKKIDVMGILTGIIAAGVFLVVLGLLAYYLCITKCNRQRHPGSSVAYTRRDRHAPSIIFRRPEEAFLSPPPPSVEDTDLPSYEQAMALTRKHSASPPPPYPGPMKGFRIFKKSMSLPPH